The genomic DNA GCACGGTCGGGGAGGCGGTCGAAGACGTCGGGGGGCTCCCGCCACGCGTCGTTGCGGCCGGCCCGAGCCTCCTGGATGGCGGTCCACACCCGCTCCGGGGTGCAGGGCATGTCGACGTGGCGCACGCCGAGGTGGCTGAGGGCGTCGACGACGGCGTTCTGCACCGCCGGCGTGGACCCGATGGTCCCCGACTCCCCGATGCCCTTGGCCCCCAGCGGGTTCATCGGGGAGGGGGTCTCGGTGTTGGCCGTCTCGAAGAACGGGACCTCGGCGGCCGACGGCATGGCATAGTCGGCCAGGGTGGCGGTGCGGGGGTTGCCGTCGGCGTCGAACACCATCTCCTCCCACAGCGCCTGGGCCATGCCCTGGGCGATGCCGCCGTGCTGCTGGCCGGTGACGAGCAGCGGGTTGATGATCCGCCCGCAGTCGTCCACCGCCACGTGGCGCAGCGGGCGCACGAGGCCGGTCTCGGTGTCGACCTCCACGACCGAGACGTGGGCCCCGAACGGGAAGGACGCCCCCGCCTGCTCGAAGTCGAGCTCGGAGACCAGGGGGTGGCCGTCGGCGGCGGCCGTCCGGGCCACGTCCGACCAGGCGAGCGCCCGGGAAGGGACGCCGGCAACGCCGAGACGGCCGTCTTGGCCCAGAGTGATGTCGGCGGGATCGGCCTCCAGGAGGCCGGCGGCCACGTTCCGGGCCTGCTCGAGCACGGCGTCGGCGGCCTGGCCCACGGCGCTGCCCGCGATCTGCAGCGAGCGCGACCCGCCCGTCCCGGAGCCCCGCGGCACCAGGCTCGTGTCGGACTGGACGAAGCGGATGCGCTCGATCGGTATGCCGAGGCGGTCGGAGACGATCATGGCGAAGGACGTGGCGTGGCCCTGGCCGTGGGCCGAGGTTCCGGCCTTGATGGTCGCGTCCCCGTCGGGGTGGACCTCGACCGAGGCGTACTCGCTGGACATCCCGCCGGCGGTGACCTCGACGTAGCATCCGACACCGATCCCGAGCTGGAGCCGCTCCCCCCGCTCCCGCCGGGCCGCCTGCTCGCGACGGAGGTCCTCGTATCCCGAGAGCTCCACCGCCTTGGTCAGGGCGGCGTCGTAGTCCCCGCTGTCGTAGTTGGCTCCGGTCAGCGTCTTGTACGGGAACTCGTCGGGGCCGATGAAGTTGCGCCGGCGGATCTCGACCGGATCGATGCCGAGATCGTCCGCCGCCAGGTCGATGATCCGCTCGAGGAGTGCGGCCGCCTCGGGCCGCCCCGCCCCCCGGAACGCACCCATCGGCGTGGTGTTGGTCAGGGCGGTGGCCACCTCGAAGACGATCCTCGGGATGTGGTACACGCCCTGGGCCATCAGGCGCGTCGAGCCCATCGCCAGCATGCCCCCGAAGCCGGCGTAGGCGCCCCCGTCCCCGACGACCCGGCAGCGCATACCGGTGATGACGCCGTCCCGGGTCAACCCCATCTCCACGTACTGCACCTGGCCCCGCCCGTGGGGCATGGCCACCAGGTTCTCCGAGCGGGTCTCGACCCACTTGACGGGACGGCCGAGACGGCGGGCGGTGGCGATGGCGGCGCTGTGGTCACCCGCCAGCCCGGCCTTTCCGCCGAAGCCCCCGCCGACGTGGGGGGCGATCACGCGCACCCGCTCCCGGTCGACCCCTAGCACCTCGTGGACCAGGCGGGCGAAGGCGTGCGGCATCTGGGTGGACACGTAGATGGTGAGGTCGAGGTCCTCCCCGGGCGGGTCCGGGACCACGGCTATGGCGTTGCCCTCCAGCGGCAGGACCGCCACCCGCTGGTTCACGAAGCGGCCCCGCACCACGACCTCCGCCCCCTCGAGGGCGTCGGACCCGACACGGGCCTTCAGCGAGCTCGACAGGTTGCTCCCCAGCTCCTCGAACTGGAGGGGAGCCCCCTCCGCCAGCGCCTCCTCGGGATCCACGGCGGCCGGCAGGGGGTCGTAGTCCACGGCCACCGCCTCGGCGGCGTCGACCGCGGCCTGCTGGGTCTCGGCCGCCACCACGGCGACGATGTCCCCGACGAAGCGCACCTTCTCCGAGGCCAGGGGGGGCCGGGCGCAGGCCGGGTTGGTGGGGAAGAAGGGGTGGTGCGGGGCCAGTCCCAGGTCGGCGGCGACGAGCACGGCCACCACACCGGGCATCTCCGTGGCGGCGGACGTGTCCACCGACCTGATGCGGGCGTGAGGGAGCGGGGAGCGGACGTAGGCCAGCCGGAGTGCGCCGTCGATCCGGATGTCGTCGACGTAGCGGCTCTGGCCGACCAGGAGCTCGGGGTCCTCGACCCTGCGGACGGCGTTTCCCAGGATGGAACCCGGCATCGGGGCAGAGTACGCGGCGGGGGCGGTCGGGAAGCCAGGGGGCCGGGGCGTGGTTGCCTGGGGACGTGAGCCTGACTCCGGCCGTCCCGCTCTCGGTCCTCGACCTGGCCCCTGTCCCGATGGGCAGCAGCCCGGGTGACGCCCTGCGGAACTCGGTCGACCTGGCCCGGACCGCCGAGCGGCTCGGCTACCGGCGTCACTGGGTGGCCGAGCACCACAACATGCGCGGCATCGCGGCGTCGGCGCCGGCGGTCCTGATCGGGCACCTGGCCCAGGTCACGACCACCCTGCGGGTCGGCTCGGGTGGCGTGATGCTCCCGAACCACCCCCCGCTGGTCGTCGCCGAGCAGTTCGGGATGCTCGAGGCGCTGCACCCGGGGCGGATCGACCTCGGCATCGGGCGGGCGCCCGGCACCGACCCCGCCACCGCCGCCGCCCTCCGCCGCTCCCCGGCCGCCCTCGGTGCCGACGACTTCCCGGAGCAGCTCGGCCAGCTGGTCGCCTTCTTCCAGGGCACCTTCCCCGACGACCACCCCTACCGCCACATCCACGCCGTCCCCGGGGAGGGAAACATGCCGGCGCTCTGGCTCCTGGGATCGAGTGGCTACAGCGCCCAGGTGGCGGGGCTGCTCGGGCTGCCGTTCGCCTTTGCCCACCACTTCAGCCCCGAGAACACCGAGCCGGCCGTGGCCCTGTACCGGACGAGCTTCCGGCCCTCGGTGGTGCTCGAGGAGCCGTACGTGATGCTCGGGGTCAACGTGGTGTGCTCCGAGAACGACGAGCGCGCCCGGTGGCTGCACGGGCCGGGGAAGCTGCAGATGCTGCGCCGGCGCACCGGGCGCCCCGGGCGCATGTCGAGCCCCGCCGAGGCCGCCGCCCACGACTGGGCGCCGGGGGAGCAGAGGCTGGCCGACAGCCTGGTGGCCCATCACGTGGTCGGGGGAACGGACACGGTCCGGGCCGGGCTCGACGGCCTCCTGGACCGAACCGGCGCCGACGAGCTGATGGTGACTACCAACCTGTTCGACAACCCCGACCGGGTCCGCTCCTACGAGCTCCTGGCCGAGGTGGCCGGCCTGCGATCCGGACCGGTGGCGGTCACCTCGTAGCGCGACGGGAGGGCTGTCCGTGGGCCGCGCCCGCCCCACGACAGGGACGCGCATCAGCCTCTGGCTCGTTTGCCGGCGCGGTGTCTGCGGACCCGCATCAACGTCCCGCAGGGCTGCACCGAGCAGTAGACCTTCGATCGATTGAGCGTGTCGTCGAAGAACATCCAGCTGCAGTTCGGGTTCCGACAGATCTTGAGCCGCTCGGGCTGGCCGGTGGAGATCAGGATCACGGCTGACACCGTTACGGCGGCGACGAGCGAGGCCCCGTCCCGTTTCGTCGGCTCGGTGTACACGACCGCACCCTGGTCGGGCCCCGGCTTCACCCGGTTCCGCAGGGAGACCTGCCTGACCCCGGCGTCGAGCCGGGCGACAGCAGCCGGCCCGACCGTTCCCTCTCGGGCCCACTCCTCGAGAGTCGACCGGAGCAGCGTGCGTGCCGATCTCAGCCTGGTCAGGGGAAAGGGCGCCCCTTGCGCCAGAGCGAGGTCGTGGCGAGCCATGAACCAGGCCTGCCAGTCGCGGTCGGGGAGCCGGTCCAGGGCCTCTTCCCCGGGTTCCAGATAGTGCGCAAAGGCGCTGTTGACCAGATCAAGGCATGCGTACTCGCTCGACTCCCTCGGGATGAGCCGCTCGGTGAGTCGAGGTTCGGGCATCAGCCGTAGCGCCGGACCTCGGGCCACAACTCCGCCCACGGCCTGGTCGGCCCATCGGCTATCCAGACGCCGACACCCTCCTCGTCGTTGTTCACGTGGAGGCCGTTGTCGAGCCGCCCGGCCGGGCGGACGGACGTGAACATCCGAGCGAGCAGCTGGGGCCGCAGTCCGACAGCGACCACGGTCGTTGCGTCCTGCGGAGGCGGTCCCCAGAGCCAGTAGGCGTTGTGGCCACTGTAAGCCGGGGGTAGCCCCAGGCTGCGGCCGTACCGGTCGACGGCCCCGGCCTCGCCGTAGTTGCGGGTGAGGATGATCGTCGTCGCTCGTGATCCGGTGGGAACCGTCCGGTAGGCCGCGGCGATCTCGTCGACGTACCGGGGCCAGGCGACCGTCTCGCCGACGTCATAGTCGATCGCCACGATCGGGGTGGCATGCAGGGTAGCAACGGGGAGGAGCGGGAGCGTGATGACCGCATCGGCGGCGAGGGCAACCGCCACCGCCGCGCGGACGCTCCACCTGCGCGCCACCGGGCTGGCCCGGCGGGTCCACCGCACCGTGGGCTCGGCACCCGCCGCGATCAGAACGGGGAACATCGCCGCCAGGTAGTAGGGCTTTCCGGACGTCACGAGAAACGCCACCAGGAGCAGGACGTACGCCAGTCCCAGCGGGCGGGCCCACCGGATTCGTCGGTCGCGGAACAGCCGCACCATGCCGGCCAGCCAGATCGGCACCAGGGGAGGGCTGCACAGGACGAACTGAAGGACCACGACCTGCCAGCGCGGCGCCGACGTGCCCGACTGTCCCCGGGCGATCGCCCGGGCCACGTCGAGTTGGGGCCAGTGGTGGACCGCCTGCCAGACGAGGTACGGCGACCACAGCGCGCCGGCCAGCACCGCTCCCCCGACCGCCCACGGCGACGCCAGCGATCGACGCGGGCCGAGGACCACGGCCCCGGCCACGATCGCGACGGCCAGGAAGGCGACGAGGTCGCTGTCCAGCAGCCCCACGCCGGTGACCAGCCCGAAGGCGAGCCACCAGCGACCGTTGCCGGACCGGAGGGCCCGGACAGCGATCAGTGCCATGGCCGCCCAGCACGTGAGCAGGAAGGTCGTCGTGCTGAGGAGGTGCCCGGTGGCGAGAAGGATGTTCGAGGCGCCGATCGCCGATGCGGCCAGGACCTGACCGGTCCGGCCGGCGCCGAGCTCCCGCGCCAGAGCCGCCGTGATCACCACGGTCCCCGCCGCCGCCAGCTCCGACGGGATCCTGAGGACACTCACCGAGGTCGCCGACACGGCGGACATGACCCGGGCAAGGGCGGGGACCAACGGCGGTTGGTCCGGGTAACCCCAGGCCAGGTGCCTGCCGCAGGCCAGGAAGTACAGCTCGTCCCGGTGGTACCCGTACCGACCGGAGAGGACCACGAGCACCCCGAGCACGACGGCGGCGACGGCCAGCGTCGGGACGAGGGCCAGGGAGGGCCTCTGTGCCGCCGGATCGTCGTGACTCACGGTCGCGCCAGCTCGTCGTCTCAGGGGGTGCCTCGTTCCGGGGAGGAGGACGTAACGTGCTATTTCGGCTTATGCCCGTTACCACCCCGCCTCGAACCCCTCCCCGGCATCGCCGACCCGGGCTCTGATGTCACCGGTCCTCCCTCTGGGGGAGGACGGGCTTCACGTCGAGAACAGGCGTACCGTCGACGGCCTCCATCTGGTCGATCTGGACCCGGGGGCCGTCGACGGCAAGCACGGTGACCTCCTGGAGCCCGATGGGGTTC from Acidimicrobiales bacterium includes the following:
- a CDS encoding xanthine dehydrogenase family protein molybdopterin-binding subunit, whose protein sequence is MPGSILGNAVRRVEDPELLVGQSRYVDDIRIDGALRLAYVRSPLPHARIRSVDTSAATEMPGVVAVLVAADLGLAPHHPFFPTNPACARPPLASEKVRFVGDIVAVVAAETQQAAVDAAEAVAVDYDPLPAAVDPEEALAEGAPLQFEELGSNLSSSLKARVGSDALEGAEVVVRGRFVNQRVAVLPLEGNAIAVVPDPPGEDLDLTIYVSTQMPHAFARLVHEVLGVDRERVRVIAPHVGGGFGGKAGLAGDHSAAIATARRLGRPVKWVETRSENLVAMPHGRGQVQYVEMGLTRDGVITGMRCRVVGDGGAYAGFGGMLAMGSTRLMAQGVYHIPRIVFEVATALTNTTPMGAFRGAGRPEAAALLERIIDLAADDLGIDPVEIRRRNFIGPDEFPYKTLTGANYDSGDYDAALTKAVELSGYEDLRREQAARRERGERLQLGIGVGCYVEVTAGGMSSEYASVEVHPDGDATIKAGTSAHGQGHATSFAMIVSDRLGIPIERIRFVQSDTSLVPRGSGTGGSRSLQIAGSAVGQAADAVLEQARNVAAGLLEADPADITLGQDGRLGVAGVPSRALAWSDVARTAAADGHPLVSELDFEQAGASFPFGAHVSVVEVDTETGLVRPLRHVAVDDCGRIINPLLVTGQQHGGIAQGMAQALWEEMVFDADGNPRTATLADYAMPSAAEVPFFETANTETPSPMNPLGAKGIGESGTIGSTPAVQNAVVDALSHLGVRHVDMPCTPERVWTAIQEARAGRNDAWREPPDVFDRLPDRAPAGGPAAVRADI
- a CDS encoding LLM class flavin-dependent oxidoreductase, whose translation is MSLTPAVPLSVLDLAPVPMGSSPGDALRNSVDLARTAERLGYRRHWVAEHHNMRGIAASAPAVLIGHLAQVTTTLRVGSGGVMLPNHPPLVVAEQFGMLEALHPGRIDLGIGRAPGTDPATAAALRRSPAALGADDFPEQLGQLVAFFQGTFPDDHPYRHIHAVPGEGNMPALWLLGSSGYSAQVAGLLGLPFAFAHHFSPENTEPAVALYRTSFRPSVVLEEPYVMLGVNVVCSENDERARWLHGPGKLQMLRRRTGRPGRMSSPAEAAAHDWAPGEQRLADSLVAHHVVGGTDTVRAGLDGLLDRTGADELMVTTNLFDNPDRVRSYELLAEVAGLRSGPVAVTS
- a CDS encoding CGNR zinc finger domain-containing protein — its product is MPEPRLTERLIPRESSEYACLDLVNSAFAHYLEPGEEALDRLPDRDWQAWFMARHDLALAQGAPFPLTRLRSARTLLRSTLEEWAREGTVGPAAVARLDAGVRQVSLRNRVKPGPDQGAVVYTEPTKRDGASLVAAVTVSAVILISTGQPERLKICRNPNCSWMFFDDTLNRSKVYCSVQPCGTLMRVRRHRAGKRARG
- a CDS encoding glycosyltransferase family 39 protein, producing MSHDDPAAQRPSLALVPTLAVAAVVLGVLVVLSGRYGYHRDELYFLACGRHLAWGYPDQPPLVPALARVMSAVSATSVSVLRIPSELAAAGTVVITAALARELGAGRTGQVLAASAIGASNILLATGHLLSTTTFLLTCWAAMALIAVRALRSGNGRWWLAFGLVTGVGLLDSDLVAFLAVAIVAGAVVLGPRRSLASPWAVGGAVLAGALWSPYLVWQAVHHWPQLDVARAIARGQSGTSAPRWQVVVLQFVLCSPPLVPIWLAGMVRLFRDRRIRWARPLGLAYVLLLVAFLVTSGKPYYLAAMFPVLIAAGAEPTVRWTRRASPVARRWSVRAAVAVALAADAVITLPLLPVATLHATPIVAIDYDVGETVAWPRYVDEIAAAYRTVPTGSRATTIILTRNYGEAGAVDRYGRSLGLPPAYSGHNAYWLWGPPPQDATTVVAVGLRPQLLARMFTSVRPAGRLDNGLHVNNDEEGVGVWIADGPTRPWAELWPEVRRYG